In the Paenibacillus sp. FSL R7-0337 genome, GTCAGCACCCCGCTGCTTGATGATTCGGGCAAGCTGATCGGTGTGGCGAGTGCAGATATTTCGATAGAGCAGATTACAGCGGCGCTGGGCGCTTTTAATTATAAGGGCAGCGGCTATGCCGTGCTGATTGATGAGACAGGGACGTTCATCTACCATCCTAATCCGGATAATATCCTGCTGAAGAAGATGGCTGACCTGGGTGGATCGTGGAAGATTGTTGGCGATAAAATGCTGCAATGGGGTTCTAATGTCATCCGGACGGACATTGACGGCGAACCCAGCTATGTATCCTATTCACCGGCTGTGGCTAACCAGTGGTCGGTCGCGCTGATCGTACCACAGAAGCATGCGGAGCTGGAGCTGAAGCGCTTCGCGCTGATTTTCTTCCTCTCTATTATGGCTTCGATTGCGGTGCTGTCTGTCCTGCTGTATCTGGTCTCAAGCAGCATCCTGAAGCAAATTCCGCTCCTCACAGCTGCGTTCGGGCAGGCGAAGGACGGAGACTTGTCGGTAAGGGCAAGGGTGACCGCGGGAGGCGAGATCGGGGTGCTGGCTGAGGGCTTCAACGATATGATCGCCTCGCAGCAGTCACTGATTCAGGAGATCTTGCACAGCTCGCAGAGTATCTCGGGAGCGGTGGGGAATACAGAGCAGAACGTATTCGTGCTGGACGGCAGCATCACCGATATCTCGGGGGTTACGGAGGAGCTGTCGGCAGGCTTGCAGCAGACCGCCGCCTCAATGGAGGAGATGAACGCCAGTACGACCCAGATCGAGGCGGCGATCCACGGGATTGCCCGCAAAGCCCAGGAGGGGGCGGAAGCCGCCGGAGAAATTAACATACGGGCGGAGCGGCTGAAGGAGAGAGCCTGGGAATCCCGCACACAGGCGGATACCGTGTACGGACTTAGTGAAGAGAAGCTGCGCACAGCCATTGAACAGTCGGGATCAATCTCGCAGATCAGCGCGCTTACAGGAGCCATTCTGGAGATCGCCGCCCAGACCAACCTGTTATCGCTGAATGCTTCAATTGAGGCGGCCAGGGCCGGAGAAGCCGGCCGGGGGTTCGCTGTAGTGGCGGAGGAGATCCGTAAGCTCGCGGACAACTCGCGTGAGACGGTGACTGAGATTCAGGGAGTGACCGGGGCGGTAATCGAGGCGGTGTCCAATCTTGTGGAGGCTGCGGAGAGTATGCTGGGCTTCATGGACAGCCAGGTGAAGAAGGACTACGATGCCATGCAGGAGACCGGAGAGCGGTACAGTGAGGATGCCCGGTATATCGAGGAGCTGGTGACGGACTTCAGCGCCACTTCGGAAGAGCTGCTCGCTTCCATCCAGAGCATGCTCACTGCGATCAGCGAGACTGGCAGTGCGACGAATGAGGGGGCGGAAGGAGCGGGAGTCATCGCTGCCGGAGCGGAGCAGATCATCGGGCGGTCGGGCAGCATCGTAGCGGAGATGGAGGAGATCAAGCATAGCTCGGCGCAGCTGCTGAGTGCGGTGTCAAGGTTTAAGGTATAAAGGGTTCTGGTGAGAGGGAGGTCCGGCAGGTAGATGCCGGACCTCCCTCTTGCTTATCGGCGGGGGGCTGCTGGTCACCATTCCACTCTCAGTGGATGTTATGGTGTGTGGAGAGGACAAGGGTTGAAAAAAAGTCCTTGGAAGAGTATGTTACAAGAAGCGAAACGATAAGAAAGAGACAGTGAGGCGGGAAAAACATGAGAGAAGGCGAAAACCGGATCGTAGGAATGGAAGATATTGTACGCGCACACCATGTGCTGCGGGAGGTTATCGTCCGTACGCCGCTCCAGCTGGATGCGGTATTGTCGGCCAAATACGGCTGTAATGTGTACTTGAAACGTGAGGATCTGCAGATTGTACGCTCCTTCAAAATCCGGGGGGCCTATAATATGATCCGCAGTCTGTCTGACGAAGACAGAGCCAAGGGCATCGTCTGCGCCAGTGCGGGAAATCATGCCCAGGGCGTGGCTTATTCCTGCAAGGCACTCGGCATCAAAGGCAAGATATTCATGCCGAGCACTACTCCTAATCAGAAGATTAAGCAGGTCCGGCGCTTCGGCGGCGAATTCGTTGAGGTGATTCTGAAGGGGGATACCTTCGATGATGCTTATGATGAAGCGCTGCAGGCTTGCATAGACTATAGCATGACCCTGATTCACCCGTTCGATGAGCCGCGTATTATTGCCGGCAACGGTACCATAGCCATGGAGGTAATGGAGAATCTGGACAAGCCTGCGGACTTCGTGTTCGTCACCATCGGCGGCGGCGGGCTGGCAGCCGGTGTAGCCACCTATATCAAAACGGTGAGTCCGGCAACTAAGGTGATCGGTGTGGAGCCTAGCGGCGCGGCTTCAATGAGTGAGGCCATGCAGAGCGGCGAGGTAATCACCCTGAAGGAGATCAACAAGTTCGTGGACGGCGCGGCGGTGAAGCGTGTCGGCGGCCTGACCTTCGATATCTGCTCGAAGCTTCTGGATGATGTGGTGAAGGTGCCGGAGGGGAAGGCGTGTACCACTATTCTGGAGCTGTATAACGAGAACGCCATTGTGGTGGAGCCTGCCGGTTCCCTCCCCATTGCTGCACTGGACATGTACCGTGATCAGATCCGCGGCAAAAGCGTGGTCTGCATCGTCAGCGGCGGCAACAACGATATCGACCGGATGCAGGAGATCAAGGAGCGTTCCCTGATCTATGAGGGCCTTAAGCATTACTTCATGGTCAACTTCCCGCAGCGCGCGGGTGCCCTGCGCGAGTTCCTGACCGAGGTGGTCGGTCCGGACGATGACATTACCCGGTTCGAGTACACGAAGAAGAATGAGAAGGAGAACGGCCCGGCCCTGGTTGGCATTGAGCTGATGTCTACCGATGCCTACGCCCCGCTGATTGAGCGGATGAAGCAGAAGGGCGTCGATTATGTGGAGATCAACAAGGATGTTAATCTGTTCAGTATGCTGATCTAATCTTATAGACAACAGCCCCGTCCGGCGTGATTGCGGACGGGGCTGTTTGTTGTTATATGGATTCAGTTGAACCGTCTACGGCTGAGGCACCTCAGTCTTCAGATACTGCTCCGCCGCGTCGTCCAGCAGGTAGCCGTTACTCTTCATCAGCTTCATGAAGCCCTCAAGCTTCTGCAGGAAGGCGCTGGTACTGCTGTTCTTAGCCAGGATGCTGGTGTAGGCCTTCTGCGCCTCCAGATCCATCTCCAGATTATCGTAATGGAAGAGCGGGGTGTTGTTCTGACCGTAGAAGGTGTTCACAGCATACTGGTTATACAGCTTCTTGACGGCCTGTACCCGGTTGGATTTGGGATAGGTCTGGATGAATTGCTCCTGGGTCAGCGCACGGTCGGCCACCTCGCCCCAGGCAATGATCAGCCCGTTATCCTTGGAAGGAGGCAGATCTGATTCAGCCGCCATAATGGAAATATAACTGCTGATATCCTCCGTTACATAAGGCTTATATTTGCGGTAAGCCGCATAATCAATCACCGGGTAAAAGCTGCCCTCAGCGGTATCCAGCTTGTACCCGCTCTCGCCCGCGCCTTGCAGCAGGGCGCGCAGGGCGGCGTTATCCGTACTCTCAGCCAGCTTCTCCATGCTGACTCCCCCTCTGTAGACGGTGAGGAGCTTCCGCTGGACCTCGCTGCTGCTGAATTTCTTCTCCCAGGAGGGGAGCAGCGCCATATGCAGGTTCTCCAGCTTCAGCGTCAGTACAGTCGCCTGATACGGAGTGACTGCATACAGCTTCGTCTTCATATAGGTAATGGCGCCCGGCAGGTTACCACTGGACAGCAGCGGCAGCGCGGCCTTATAGACCGCTTCTGCATGGCTGGCAGTCTTAGCGCTTACAGCTGCACCGGAAGTGCCTGTCGGGCTGCTTCCGCTGCCTTCGGCACCGGCCGGGACGGCTGCTCCTGCCTGAAGCCCCATGAGCAGGGCGATAGCGGCGGATAGAACGGTATGCTTTTTCATTCGAGTCTCCTCCTGTGTGGAATGGATGTGGGATACAGCCTCTAAGATGGGAAGAATATGAATTTCAGCCCTAGACCTCCGGCAGCGGCCAGAGCCAGACTGACCCAGGGCGAGACCGGAATCACCGGGAACAGATTATCGAGGAATAGGCCGGCGAATACCGCAATCACGGCAATTCCAATATAGATGCCCAAGGCCTTAATATCGAAGGTCTTGGGCTTCGGACTGTCGTCCTCCGAGAGGGAGGCCATCCATTTCATAATAAGCTCAACCAGCACGATGGAGCCTGCGCCGACAACGACCAGCGTGAACAGGCTAAGCTGGCCGAAGAGTTCGTGCGGACCGCCGCTCCACTGTGTAATCAGACCGGCAATGCCCATCGTCCCGAATAGCAGGGTCAGAGCGGACCAGGAGATCATCAGGGAGTTCTTCAGCCGGCTGCGCGGTGCACGCGGCGGGGCACTGTCCATCACGTCCTTGAAATAATCACCGGGCTTCTCGCCAAAAACCTGCTTGGCGTTCTTCCCCTTGGCTTGTCCCTTCAGCAGCAGCGCGGCCGCCTCCAGCAGCAGCTCCTCTGCACGTACAGCATCTACTGAACTGGCGCGCATCGCCAGAATCATATCTTCGAAATAAGAGCGGTTAGACGGTGTCATCTGCTCCCGCAGCAGGTTGTTCTGCTTAATCATAGCTTTGACTTTCATAGTGTGGACCTATACCTCCAGCATTGAGTGATCAGGATACCTTCAACCTAGAGTATACGTTTGTGCACCAGCCGTGTGCAAGGACAACGTTCGTTCACGAAGGTCTGAATAATCCTTTTGGAAGAGTAAACACTGAAGAGGTGGTGGCTTCACCAACTATAGCTAGAGGGAAGGCAGGGAGCGTTATGGAACAGGACAACAAGCAGGAACCCGGCAAGGCTGTGAACGGCGGCACCGCGCCTGCACCTACTAATGATGTGGGGGACTGGGGCAATTCTGACGGCTTCAGCCTATGGGATGCTGCGGGCCAGGACCAGGAGAACGGGCTTGGAGATTGGGAAGGCCGGCAGGAGACACACGACATGTTTCACGACAGCTATGACTGAGTGATGCCTAAGCAGATATGGGCCTCTTTTGCTCCTGCGGGAGTGGAAGAGGCCTTTTCTCCGGTAGAACGGTCTTAAGCTGTGGGCTTCATGCATATTGACAACAAATTAGCACAGATATTATAATAGGGATATTAATCATACTAAGTTAATCGGAATTATTATATTTTAAAATAAATCAGTCATACAGGGGAGGACACCGCAATGGAACGGAATATCATCATCCGGCATAACGGAGAGGAATTGACAGCGAGTATACATTATCCGGCCGCAGACCGGGCAGGGACAGGACGGTGCAAGAACCGGGTGCCGCTTGCAGTGATCTGCCACGGCTTCGTGGGCAGCCGGATCGGTGTCGACCGGATCTTCGTCAAGGCAGCCCGGGAGCTGGCGCAGGATGGCTATATGGTAATCCGTTTCGACTATGCAGGCTGCGGGGAGAGCAGCGGCGATTACGGCAGTGAGGATATGGAGTCGATGATCGGGCAGACCCGGGCGGTGCTGGATTACGGCATCAGCTCGGCCGATGTGGACCCGCAGCGTGTAACGCTGATCGGGCACAGTCTGGGAGGTGCGGTGGCGCTGCTGACCGGTGTCCGTGACCGGCGGGTGAAGAATCTTGTACTATGGTCAGCTGTCGGCTATCCCTTCAATGATATCGTCAAGATTGTCGGCAGGGAAGCTTTCGACCGGTCGGTGAAGAGCGGCAGCGCAGATTATGCCGGATATTCGTTCACTCCGGTATACTTTAATTCCCTGGCTGCTTTCCAGCCGTTCCAAGAGGCCGGAAAGTTCAGCGGCGATGTGCTGGTCATTCACGGAACCTCCGATGATGTGATCCCTGTGGACTATGCGTTCCTCTACCAGAAGCTGTTCTGGACCCGGCCGGAAGGACGGTGCGACAAGGAGATTATTTTCCAGGGCGATCATACCTTCTCTTCGGGTCCGGCGCAGGAGCAGGTGCTGAAGCGCACCCGGGACTGGATGAACCAGCAGGAGCATCTGCAGGAGGAATGGCAGAACTGGATGATATAGGAGCGGTAACGGCACTCGCAATGGCTGGGAATTAGCTGTAAAATAAAGGGGCAGACCATACCGGAAATGGAGGCTCTTACCCTATGAAATTACCGGCCTTTTTCATTGCGCACGGCTCCCCGCTGCTGGTACTTGAGGATAACGACTACACGCGTTTCCTGCAGCGGCTGGGTTCGGATCTGGGGAAGCCCCGCGGCATTGTGATCTTCTCAGCTCATTGGGACAGTCCAGAGCAGCTGATTACAGTGGACACACAGCATGAAGCGCAGCATGATTTCTACGGGTTCCCGGAAGAGATGTATCAGCTGAGTTATCCTGCTCCAGGTGATCCCGCACTCAGCAGCCGTATTTCGGAACTGTTCAAGAATAGTAATCTGCCCCATCAGCCCGTGCTGGGACGGGGGCTGGATCATGGCGCCTGGGTCATCCTGAGCACCATGTTCCCGCAGGCGGATATTCCGGTCGTGGCCTTATCCGTGGATTCGCTCCGCTCGCCTGAGGAGCAGTACAACATCGGACGGATGCTTGCTCCGTTGCGCGAGGAAGGCGTTCTCCTGATCGGCAGCGGCGGTCTGGTTCATAACCTCAGACTGCTGAAGCAAAAGGATCAGCCGGAGCAATGGGCGATTGACTTCGACGGGTGGATTGCAGAGCGGCTTGCGGCCTGGGATCTTCGCTCCCTGTATGCGTATGAGAAGCAAGCGCCACATGTGAGAGAGGCCGTACCTGCCTACGGCAAAGAACATTTTATCCCGCTCTTCTACGCAATGGGTGCAGCCGATGAAGGCAGACGGGCACAGCTAATGATTCAGGCCTACCAATACGGTACGCTCAGCCTGAACTGCTGGATGCTTGACTAATATAGGAATGAATAGAGGGTACAGCTGCTATAAGGGCTGTACCCTTTTTCTGCTGCCGTTTTCACTTGACTCAAGACAAACTCTGCCAGCTATGATTAAATGAAGGAAGCGAGTTTCACAGAAGAGCATCGAGAGAAGCAAGCTGTAACTTATGATTAGGAGGAACAACGTGTCTATATCGATGAACCGTTCTGTATCCCGTCCTGTATATACTCTAGTCCTTGCCGCCGTGCTGCTCTCTGCCTGCAGTAATGAGCAAGCCAACCCTGTACCTGTACAAACATCTGTACCAACAGCAGCGCCTACCCTGGAGCCACAGCCGACAGAGGTGGCGCAGACCCCGGCCCCTGAGCCTGCCGCCGGAGCGATCTCCGGCTTAACGGGCCTGGTATCTGAAGAGGGGAGCCTGCCCCGGCCGCTCGCGGTCATGATTAATAATGCGCCGGCGGCCCGCCCGCAGTCCGGGATCAGTGAGGCGGATATTCTGTACGAGGTGCTGGCCGAGGGCGGGATTACCCGGCTGATCGGCATCTTTCAGAGTCATGCCGGCGTGGTAAAGATCGGCCCGATCCGCAGTATCCGCCCGTATCTGCTGGATATTGGCGAGAGCTACGGCGGCATAACAGTGCATGCCGGAGGCAGTCCGGACGCTTATGCCATTCTGCAACGGCAGAAGAAGGCGGATATGGACGAAATCGGACGCGCGGGAGCTTACTTCTGGCGGGACAAGGAACGCAAGGCCCCGCATAACCTGTACAGCAATGCCGCCAAGCTGCGGGAGGGTGCCGGGAAGCTGGGGTATGCGGAGAGCGTGAAGGTCCCTGGTTTTCTTTTCAATGATCCGGATTACATTCCTGTGGAGGGCACCCCGGCGCTTGCGCTGAGTGTGAACTTCCTGCTGAAGAGCTACAATGTCGGGTACCAATATAATGCAGAGCAGCGTACGTATGCCCGCCTGGTGAACGGCAAGCCGCATCTGGATCTGAATAATAACCGTCCGGTGGAAGCGGCGAACATCATCGTGATGGGTTCGGACCATAAGGTGCTTGACGATGTCGGCCGGCTGCAGGTGGATACGGAGCTGGGGGGAGAAGCAGTGCTGTTACAGCGCGGCGTAGCGATTAAGGGCAAATGGTCGCGCAGCCCCGGAGACGTCATCCGGTTCGTGAAGAAGGACGGCAAGGAGGCGCTGATGTTCCCGGGAATCACCCATATTCTGATTGTCCCGAACAGCCCCTCGTTCAGCAGTCATGTCGAATATGCGCTGGCGCCTGCATCCCTCTAAGTTCAGCTGGAGAATCGAATGTTCGGATGATTATTTTCGTGATTACAGGGAATTGTTATTATAGTGTAAAAAAGTTCGGTTTTTTGTCTTCTATCCCTTCTGTCGATATGATAAGATAACAAGGGTTGTCATTCATTTTCATGCGGTTTACATGGAATGACTTCATTTTTTTCACGGCAATATTATGTAAAGGGGTCTTAGACTAATGAAGCTCAGAAAAAAGGATATATTCTTTGAGACGCTGGAAAACATGGCTGACACCATTGTTCAGGCTGCGGATTATTTCGCTCAGAATATCTCGACTCTCCAGGGCAATGTGGAGAACTTCGCCGCGGAGATGAAGAAATACGAATCCCAGTGCGATACTTACACACATACTGTCATCAAGGAATTGAACAAGACGTTCATTACGCCGCTGGAGCGGGACGACATCATGGATCTGATCACCAGCATGGACGATGTCATTGATGGTCTGGAGGCCTCAGCCTCGCGTTTCTATATGTATAACCTGCTGGATGCGGATGAGTATATTGTCCAGTTTGCAGAGATTCTCCGCCAGAGTGCATACGAGATCCAGAAGGCAGTTCATTTGCTCTCCCAGAAGAAGCTGCTGGCGATCCGCGAATACACTATCCGTCTGAATGATCTGGAGAACCAGGGCGACGAAGTCCTGCGTATCTGCACCAAGGCCCTGTTCGAGACTGTGAAGGACCCGATTGAGCTGATTAAGCGCAAAGAATTGTATGAGCGGCTCGAGACCACCACGGATAAATGTGAAGACGTAGCCAACATGCTGGAATCGATCATCATGCGTAACTCATAAGGGGCCTTAAATATGGATACATCTATATATGTACTAGCTTTTGTTATCTTTCTTGCGCTGGCGTTCGACTTCATTAACGGCTTCCATGATACCGCCAATGCGATTGCTACCTCTGTCTCGACCCGTGCGCTGAAGCCGCGTACAGCCATCATGCTGGCCGCCTCGATGAACTTTATCGGCGCATTGATGTTCACCGGCGTGGCGAAGAAGATCGGGGGCAGCATTACCGATCCGACCCTGCTGGACAACGGGATAGATATTGTCACAGCGACGCTCATTGCGGCAATTATCTGGAATCTCGTGACCTGGTGGCTGGGTATTCCTTCGTCCTCCTCCCATGCGCTTATCGGTGCGTTAGCCGGTGCGGTCTATGTTGGGGCAGGTACAGAGCATATCAAATGGAGCGGGTTCATTGAGATCGTAGAGGGGCTGATTTTCTCCCCGCTGATCGCTTTTGTAATCGGGTATATTGTGATGACGATTCTGAAGTGGATCTTCGCGAAGCGCAGTCCGCATACGGTCAACAAGGGCTTCCGTTCGATGCAAATCGTGACGGCCGCACTGCAATCCTTCACCCATGGTACGAATGACGCGCAGAAGGCGATGGGGATCATTACCTTTGCACTCGTTACCTCGGGACGGCTTGAGACGATGGAGGTTCCGCTCTGGGTTAAGATTGCAGCGGCTACATCCATGGCACTCGGAACGTCTATCGGCGGCTGGAAGATTATTAAGACGATGGGCACGAAGATTTTCAAAATTGAGCCGATCAACGGCTTCGCGGCGGATATTTCGGCGGCCTCTGTTATTTTCACGGCTACGCTGCTGCATCTGCCAGTAAGTACAACCCACGCGATCACTTCATCGATTCTGGGTGTAGGTTCTGCCAAGCGCTTCTCCGCTGTCAAATGGGGAGTGGCCGGACGGATCGTGGTTACCTGGTTCATTACGATTCCGATCAGCGCCTTGCTGTCGGGAGTGATCTTCAAGCTCTTCTTTTAGGACTGAACAGAATAGATTGCCTGGACAAGATGTCGCAGAAGCCATGGATGGCTTTAGGACATCTTTTTTTGCGTTCAGCGGTAAACCTCGGCCTAAGCGGAGGTTATTTGAAAATATAAGAATTTATATGTTGCACACGATAAATTATCCTTCTATTTCCCGCTGAAACGGTACCGTCCTTTAAAAGGACGGCAAAGCCGTTTCCACTTGATTTTTCAAGAGAGGAATGTCACAAAAGACTACACCAAACTGATAAAAAATGTTAATAGGCATAAAAAGAAAATGAAATACATCACATATTTAAAAGAAAATAACATATGAGAAATGAAATTTGCGTAGTATTATGTAGGATTTGGTAGTCTCTGAAGTAAGGTTTGTTTTAAGTGTTACCATTGCTGACAAACATCCGAATAGACAAAGGAGGCCTAGCCATTGATCGACTTTCATCAGGTAGACAAACATTACGGACAATTCCATGTACTGAAGGGCATTGATCTGCATGTTCAGGAAGGGGAAGTAGTTGTTGTAGTCGGTCCTTCCGGCTCCGGCAAGAGCACGATGCTGCGCTGCATTAACCGTCTGGAGACGATAACGAGCGGCGGATTAACCGTGGACGGTATAACTGTAAACGAACGCAAGACAGATATCAATACCCTGCGCAAAGAGATCGGAATGGTCTTCCAGCACTTCAACCTGTACCCGCACAAAAAGGTGATTGATAACATCACGCTGGCCCCGGTGAAGGTGCTGGGCTTAAGCAAGGCGGAAGCGGAGAAGACCGCAATGTATTATCTGGAGAAGGTCGGCATTGCCGACAAGGCAGAGTCCTATCCTTCCCAGCTGTCCGGCGGACAGCAGCAGCGGGTGGCGATTGCCCGGGGGCTGGCGATGAAGCCGAAGATTATGCTGTTCGACGAGCCGACCTCGGCGCTGGACCCGGAGATGGTCGGAGAGGTGCTCGATGTCATGCGCGCCCTGGCGCGTGAGGGCATGACAATGGTCGTTGTGACCCATGAGATGGGCTTCGCCCGTGAGGTAGCGGACCGGGTCATCTTCATGGATCAAGGGCAGATCGTGGAAGAGGCGGAGCCGGAAGCCTTCTTCGCCAGCCCGAAGGAAGAGCGGACGCGTACTTTTCTCAGCCGTGTATTAAGCCATTAAACTAAATATATAGGAATCCGGGGAGGAAACGAAATGAAAATGTCTAAGAGCTTCAAGGTGTTAAGTGCGCTGATGATTGCGGCCCTGCTGGTCATTGCCGGATGCGGCAACAACAAGGGCAAGAACGACCCTGCGGCAGGCGGCAATGCAGCCGGAGGGGCAGCAGCTGACTCTGCAGCCATTGCCAAGATCAAGGAGCGCGGCAAGCTGCTCGTCGGCGTGAAGTTCGACACCCGCCTGTTCGGTCTGAAGGACCCGGCCTCCGGCAACGTGGAAGGCTTCGACATCGACATCTCCAAGGCCATCGCTAAGAAAATTCTCGGTGACGAGAATGCCATCGAGCTGAAGGAGGTGACCTCCAAGACGCGCATTCCGATGCTGAATAACGGCGAGATCGATATGGTGGTGGCTACCATGACCATTACGGAGGACCGCAAGAAGGAAGTCGATTTCTCTGACGTCTATTTCCAGGCCGGCCAGTCCCTGCTTGTAAAGAAGGGCAGCCCGATAACAGGCCTGGAGAGCGTTACGAAGGATACGAAGATCCTCGGCTCCAAGGGGGCAACCTCGATCAAGAATATCAAAGAGAAGGTGCCGGGCGTAAACGTGCTTGAATTCGATAACTACCAGGATGCCTTCAGCGCGCTCAAGGCGGGGCAGGGTGACGCGCTCACTACGGATGATGCGATTCTGTACGGAATGGCCTCACAGGACCCCGGCTTCGAGGTGGTAGGGAAGCCGTTTACCGATGAGCCATACGGCATTGCGGTCCAGAAAGGCAACGCGGATGTAGTTAAGGCGATTAATGATACACTGGCTGAACTGAAGGCGAATGGGGAGTATGATGCCATCTATACGAAGTGGATTGGTAAAGCCCCGGCTAAATAAGTCTGTCCCAAGTAAGAGCAGGCTTCCATCAAGGTAAAAACGAATAAACGGGTTTCACACGAATTTCTCGTAGAAACGGTACCGCCTTTTCCAAGGAGGGCAACGCCGTTTCTACTTGTTTGTAGGAACGGCGGTCATGCCGGGCAGGAACGAACTCATCCACAGGTAAAGGCAGGTGAACATTGATGGATTTCTCGATATTAACGAACTACTTCG is a window encoding:
- a CDS encoding glutamate ABC transporter substrate-binding protein, whose product is MKMSKSFKVLSALMIAALLVIAGCGNNKGKNDPAAGGNAAGGAAADSAAIAKIKERGKLLVGVKFDTRLFGLKDPASGNVEGFDIDISKAIAKKILGDENAIELKEVTSKTRIPMLNNGEIDMVVATMTITEDRKKEVDFSDVYFQAGQSLLVKKGSPITGLESVTKDTKILGSKGATSIKNIKEKVPGVNVLEFDNYQDAFSALKAGQGDALTTDDAILYGMASQDPGFEVVGKPFTDEPYGIAVQKGNADVVKAINDTLAELKANGEYDAIYTKWIGKAPAK